In one Cloacibacillus porcorum genomic region, the following are encoded:
- a CDS encoding sensor domain-containing diguanylate cyclase yields the protein MKADERKGEKFLLSYKPVFKYNLIFCILILLTFIVGGIYHSFEEMKWTSKTTMNAAKWQIEYRIKQSIRLLESCAAQEQYRDPSLPYMDKVNSLNQINRHFGYMMIRYVDQNINVYSARGATSLASREYMQRLFTTGKVQVTDSFAAGADGVTLNYTVAVPLYWNEKISGSIFCAIYFDEIQRLLVGASRRSGVEATMLGSRNQMMSVTDKLRYGNSYLDYLGNFRLFGNTKNKIEADLLGGKDGGFWAMHLPNLYYSVYSPVENTSWNIIVTTDFWSVYWSQLMGDMPAVIIFILSFVLFAWFVSRYMRSQRMTVDSLIQSVQMLERKLYLDKNPHSLDFNEVLQLTGKGLSDSLTGVVTRSVFVSQVNGRLKNLVGSEDVAAFCFIDLDDLKKLNDTYGHGAGDLALKNIGYILREYEKKFDGLTGRYGGDEFVMLLTGLKNVDELRRVLDELASRLHFPLAEFGEDVTVHCSIGVALYKSVAELDYLVSSADQALYYVKQHGKGTYHIYSKENFREV from the coding sequence TTGAAAGCAGATGAGAGGAAAGGCGAAAAATTCCTATTATCGTACAAGCCCGTCTTTAAATACAACCTCATTTTTTGCATACTGATACTTCTGACCTTCATCGTCGGAGGTATATATCACAGCTTCGAAGAGATGAAATGGACGTCGAAAACGACGATGAATGCCGCGAAATGGCAAATCGAATACCGGATAAAACAGTCGATTCGGCTGTTGGAATCCTGCGCCGCCCAAGAGCAGTACCGTGATCCATCGCTTCCATATATGGACAAAGTGAACAGTCTAAACCAAATCAACAGACATTTCGGCTATATGATGATCCGCTATGTGGACCAGAATATAAACGTATATTCCGCCAGGGGAGCCACCAGCCTGGCCAGCCGCGAATACATGCAGCGGCTGTTCACAACCGGCAAAGTACAGGTGACTGACAGCTTCGCCGCCGGAGCCGACGGTGTGACGCTCAATTATACCGTAGCGGTCCCCCTCTACTGGAACGAAAAAATCTCCGGCAGCATCTTCTGCGCGATCTATTTTGATGAAATACAGAGGCTGCTGGTCGGCGCGTCACGAAGAAGCGGCGTCGAAGCGACAATGCTTGGTTCGCGTAATCAGATGATGTCCGTCACCGATAAATTGCGTTACGGAAACAGCTATCTGGACTATCTGGGAAATTTTAGGCTATTCGGCAATACGAAGAATAAGATCGAGGCGGATCTGCTGGGCGGAAAAGACGGCGGGTTCTGGGCGATGCACCTGCCTAACCTCTATTATTCCGTCTATTCTCCAGTGGAAAATACCTCCTGGAACATAATCGTGACGACAGATTTCTGGAGCGTCTACTGGTCGCAGCTGATGGGTGATATGCCGGCCGTCATTATCTTCATTCTGTCGTTCGTCCTCTTTGCGTGGTTCGTAAGCCGTTACATGCGTTCCCAGCGGATGACCGTCGATTCGCTGATTCAGTCGGTGCAGATGCTTGAGAGAAAGCTGTACTTAGATAAAAATCCGCATAGCCTTGATTTTAACGAGGTGCTGCAGCTGACGGGCAAGGGCCTCTCAGACAGCCTCACAGGCGTCGTCACGCGCTCCGTCTTCGTCAGCCAGGTCAACGGGCGTTTGAAAAACCTTGTCGGCAGCGAAGATGTCGCGGCTTTCTGTTTTATAGACCTGGACGATTTGAAAAAACTTAACGATACTTACGGACATGGAGCCGGAGACCTCGCCCTCAAGAATATCGGCTATATACTGCGTGAATATGAAAAGAAATTTGACGGGCTGACCGGGCGCTACGGCGGCGATGAATTTGTCATGCTGCTGACCGGCTTGAAAAACGTTGACGAACTTCGCCGTGTACTGGACGAGCTGGCCTCGCGGCTGCATTTCCCGCTGGCGGAATTCGGCGAAGACGTTACGGTCCATTGCAGCATCGGCGTAGCGCTGTACAAAAGCGTGGCGGAGCTCGACTATCTGGTCAGCAGCGCGGATCAGGCTCTCTATTATGTAAAACAGCATGGAAAGGGCACATATCACATCTACTCAAAGGAGAATTTCCGTGAGGTATGA
- the mraZ gene encoding division/cell wall cluster transcriptional repressor MraZ, with product MLVGSYNHKLDGKGRTVLPAKFRGELGSTVVATIGIDRCIALYPVPRWEELLLKLKDLSSFKKKARDFRRVLLSMATEQEIDGAGRILIPQILRDYAGANTEITLIGAEDHMEIWDTAKWEEHRAEVLLDFSDMAEELDDAADAPAGLPHKVS from the coding sequence ATGCTAGTGGGAAGTTATAACCATAAACTGGACGGAAAAGGCAGAACGGTGCTTCCCGCTAAGTTCAGAGGCGAACTCGGTTCTACCGTTGTCGCGACTATAGGCATCGACCGCTGCATAGCCCTTTATCCCGTCCCGCGCTGGGAAGAGCTGCTTTTGAAGCTCAAAGACCTCTCCTCGTTCAAGAAAAAGGCGCGCGATTTTCGCCGCGTGCTTCTTTCGATGGCGACGGAGCAGGAGATAGACGGCGCTGGCAGAATACTGATACCGCAGATTCTCCGCGATTACGCGGGTGCTAACACTGAAATTACGCTGATCGGCGCGGAGGATCATATGGAGATATGGGATACGGCGAAGTGGGAAGAGCATCGAGCAGAGGTGCTTCTTGATTTCAGTGATATGGCAGAGGAGCTTGACGACGCGGCGGACGCGCCGGCGGGCCTTCCTCATAAGGTAAGTTAA
- the rsmH gene encoding 16S rRNA (cytosine(1402)-N(4))-methyltransferase RsmH gives MREHQSVMLNEVLDAVGGETNVRTVVDATLGLAGHSIEILKRHPEAFLYGFDQDAEAREIAAERLAPFAPRFEIIADNFRNIGLLKEIDGFRGADVVLFDLGVSNLQISEPERGFSFQYDGPLDMRMDAGDEESSHPKAEEVLRTAGVKELTEIFRDYGEERYAFQIAKGIVRHREHGGELHSTTELVELIRKILPAPVQRKMGGHPARKVFQALRIAVNDEMNALSEALDGAAALLNPAGKIIVISYHSLEDRMVKHRFRKWKEEELGEPNPRKALLPAEDEVEANYKSRSAKLRIFEKYEEDEKVEDEF, from the coding sequence ATGAGGGAACATCAGTCTGTAATGCTGAATGAAGTTTTAGATGCCGTCGGCGGCGAAACGAATGTCCGTACGGTGGTTGATGCGACGCTGGGTCTTGCTGGACACAGCATTGAGATTCTTAAAAGGCATCCCGAGGCCTTTCTTTACGGCTTCGACCAGGACGCCGAGGCCCGTGAGATCGCCGCGGAACGGCTCGCCCCCTTCGCGCCGCGCTTTGAGATAATCGCCGATAATTTTAGAAATATCGGCCTGCTTAAGGAAATAGACGGTTTTAGAGGAGCGGATGTGGTCCTCTTCGACCTCGGAGTTTCAAATTTACAGATTAGCGAGCCCGAACGCGGTTTTTCCTTTCAGTATGACGGCCCGCTTGATATGAGGATGGATGCCGGCGACGAAGAGTCCTCTCATCCGAAGGCTGAGGAGGTACTGCGTACCGCCGGCGTCAAAGAATTGACGGAGATTTTTCGGGACTACGGCGAGGAGCGCTACGCCTTTCAGATCGCTAAGGGAATTGTCCGTCACCGCGAACACGGCGGCGAGCTGCACAGCACGACGGAGCTTGTAGAACTTATAAGGAAGATACTTCCCGCTCCCGTGCAGCGCAAGATGGGCGGCCACCCGGCGAGAAAGGTCTTTCAGGCCCTGAGGATCGCCGTCAACGACGAGATGAACGCCCTCAGCGAGGCGTTGGACGGAGCGGCGGCGTTGCTGAATCCCGCGGGAAAGATAATCGTCATCTCCTATCACTCGCTGGAGGACCGCATGGTAAAGCACCGCTTCCGTAAATGGAAGGAAGAGGAGTTGGGGGAGCCGAATCCGCGCAAGGCTCTTTTGCCGGCCGAGGATGAGGTTGAGGCAAATTATAAGTCGCGCAGCGCAAAGCTCAGGATATTTGAGAAGTATGAAGAAGACGAGAAAGTGGAGGATGAATTTTAA
- a CDS encoding peptidoglycan D,D-transpeptidase FtsI family protein yields the protein MPRIRRESGDERRRSKSVWFAAFIVLTILAVGTAKVQLWPDRRIVSQSQKQYWANVAVSASRGRIEDRRGVPLAISVPSTSFFIDPKYWDPASADVLKGTFGAATARKFSRELPGRFYWVARNIPKERADKLAQMKVPGLYTLSEKRRMYPHESLAFHLLGFCDIDEYGQAGVELSWNHILYSPPRTRFLTRDSKGNAMDTMSGKSGVVKDTAGSIKLTVDSRVQQIMEWRLSEGAKAVDAGWASGVCVDPYTGEIIALASYPTLNPNDRKNLVNTNAVRNNAVGRVFEPGSIFKPITMSIALETGAAGRNTTYTCHGTMKLFDRTMSDVNRRAHGKQDLTHVLMNSCNIGMSLMSMGVPKYQAYGMLKQFGFGDKTEVEIAGEESGLIKQPEEWLGTVPANIFIGQGIAVTPLQIVMAISSIANGGMLLKPYVIDEVRDSLGNVIHKGTRRVRYQVVSKQTSDFIREAMRRVVAEGGGKLAKSEKVSIAGKTGTAQIAASGQYAKGQYVASFVGFWPAEKPRYVMLISIGEPKGARYYGGQIAAPVFKSIVEDIVQISPEKM from the coding sequence ATGCCAAGAATTAGGAGGGAATCGGGGGACGAGCGGCGCCGTTCAAAATCGGTGTGGTTCGCGGCCTTTATAGTTTTGACCATACTGGCGGTTGGCACGGCTAAGGTACAGCTCTGGCCGGACCGCCGAATTGTCTCACAGTCCCAAAAACAGTACTGGGCGAATGTCGCGGTGAGCGCGTCGCGCGGCAGGATAGAGGACCGCAGGGGGGTGCCGCTGGCAATATCGGTACCCTCCACAAGTTTTTTTATCGACCCCAAGTATTGGGATCCCGCGAGCGCCGACGTGCTCAAGGGCACCTTCGGAGCGGCGACTGCCAGGAAGTTTTCCCGTGAGCTTCCAGGACGTTTTTACTGGGTAGCGCGCAACATTCCCAAGGAGCGTGCGGATAAACTTGCGCAGATGAAGGTCCCCGGCCTTTATACTTTATCCGAAAAGAGAAGGATGTATCCGCATGAATCGCTGGCCTTCCACCTGCTGGGTTTCTGCGACATCGACGAATACGGGCAGGCGGGGGTGGAGCTCTCCTGGAACCACATCCTGTACTCGCCGCCGCGCACCCGTTTTCTGACCCGTGACTCCAAGGGCAACGCGATGGATACCATGAGCGGCAAGTCCGGCGTCGTAAAGGATACGGCCGGTTCAATCAAGCTGACGGTCGATTCGCGCGTACAGCAGATCATGGAGTGGCGGCTCAGCGAGGGAGCGAAGGCGGTTGACGCCGGCTGGGCCTCAGGCGTCTGCGTCGATCCTTACACGGGTGAGATAATTGCGCTCGCGAGCTATCCCACCCTTAACCCCAACGACAGAAAGAATCTCGTAAATACAAACGCCGTGCGCAACAACGCCGTGGGGCGCGTCTTCGAGCCCGGCTCGATCTTTAAACCGATAACGATGTCGATCGCGTTGGAGACCGGCGCGGCCGGCAGAAATACCACCTACACCTGCCACGGTACGATGAAGCTCTTCGACCGCACGATGAGCGACGTCAACAGAAGGGCTCACGGCAAGCAGGACCTGACGCATGTCCTGATGAATTCGTGCAATATCGGCATGTCCCTGATGTCGATGGGGGTGCCTAAATATCAGGCTTATGGCATGCTGAAACAGTTTGGCTTCGGTGATAAGACCGAGGTTGAAATCGCCGGTGAAGAGTCCGGGCTGATAAAACAGCCGGAGGAATGGCTCGGCACGGTCCCCGCCAATATCTTTATCGGTCAGGGTATCGCCGTTACGCCGCTGCAGATCGTTATGGCGATCTCAAGCATCGCCAACGGCGGAATGCTGCTGAAACCCTATGTGATTGACGAGGTGCGCGACAGTCTGGGCAATGTGATCCACAAGGGAACGCGCCGCGTCCGTTATCAGGTCGTCTCCAAACAGACCTCGGACTTTATCCGGGAGGCTATGCGCCGGGTGGTGGCCGAGGGCGGCGGTAAGCTCGCCAAGTCGGAGAAGGTGTCTATCGCGGGAAAGACCGGCACCGCGCAGATCGCGGCATCGGGGCAGTACGCGAAGGGGCAGTATGTCGCCTCTTTCGTCGGTTTCTGGCCTGCCGAGAAGCCGCGGTATGTGATGCTTATCAGCATCGGTGAACCAAAGGGCGCGCGCTATTACGGAGGGCAGATCGCGGCTCCCGTCTTTAAGTCAATAGTGGAAGACATAGTTCAGATATCTCCCGAGAAGATGTAG